Within the Enterobacter pseudoroggenkampii genome, the region GGCGGGTCGACAAACACCACGTTATGCGGCGTGCCTTTCTGCGCAAGAAAACTCAGCGTGTTGGTGTTCACGACTTTGGCGTTGCCCGCCTTCAGCGTCGCCAGATTTTGCTGCAGCGTCTGCGCTACGCCGCGCTCCATCTCCAGCAGCGTGGCGCTGGCGGCATAGCGCGACAGCGCTTCCAGACCGAGCGCGCCGCTTCCGGCGAAGCAGTCCAGGCAGTGGGCGTCTACCATTGACGGGGCCAGCCAGTTAAACAGCGTCTCGCGCACGCGGTCGGTAGTAGGGCGTAAACCGGGGCTGTCCGGCACCGGTAATTTCCGGCCTCGCCACTGACCGCCGATAATACGAATTTGACCGGCCGGGGCGCGGTTGGGTTTCTTCATCTCAGGAAAGCTCTGTTAACAATTGGCCTGCGATTGCGGGCGGTGATGTCAATTAAGTAAAGTGTTAGACTATTTCATCATTTTTTTAGCTTCCATGTATATAGCGCCGCGAGGAGTGTAGTCGCAGATGGCAAAACAAAAAAAACGTGGCTTCTTTTCCTGGCTGGGCTTCGGTGAAAAAGAGCAAGAAACAGAACAGAAAACCGAAGAGCAACAAGCCGTTGAAGAGCAGTCACCGCCTGAAACGCCTGTAGAAACCGCCGCGGTAGTCGACGCGGAAGAAACGGCGCACAGCAAAGAAGAGGTTGAATCCTTTGCAGAAGAGGTGGTTGAGGTCACGGAACAGGTTCAGGAGAGCGAGAAGCCAGAACCGGTTGTCGTTGATGACATTACCGAAGCGCCGCAGGCCGTTATCGAGCATGAAGAGCTGCCGCTGCCGGAAGAGGTGAAAGCCGAAGAGGTGTCTGCCGAAGAGTGGCAGGCCGAAGCGGAAACCGTTGAAATCGTTGAGGCGGTGGAAGAAGAAGCGGCGCTCGAGCCAGAACTGACCGACGAAGAGCTTGAAGCCCAGGCGCTGGCGGCGGAAGCCGCTGAAGAAGCGGTCATCGTGGTGCCGGTGGAAGAAGAACCGGAAGAAGAGATCGTTCAGGAGCAGGAAAAACCGACCAAAGAAGGTTTCTTCGCCCGCCTGAAGCGCAGCCTGCTCAAAACCAAAGAAAACTTAGGTTCCGGATTTATCAGTCTGTTCCGCGGCAAGAAGATCGACGACGATCTCTTTGAAGAGCTGGAAGAACAGCTGCTGAT harbors:
- the rsmD gene encoding 16S rRNA (guanine(966)-N(2))-methyltransferase, whose protein sequence is MKKPNRAPAGQIRIIGGQWRGRKLPVPDSPGLRPTTDRVRETLFNWLAPSMVDAHCLDCFAGSGALGLEALSRYAASATLLEMERGVAQTLQQNLATLKAGNAKVVNTNTLSFLAQKGTPHNVVFVDPPFRKALLEETLSLLEQNGWLADDALIYVESEVENGLPPVPAHWDLHREKVAGQVAYRLYHRQAQGGSDAGTD